From Deltaproteobacteria bacterium, the proteins below share one genomic window:
- a CDS encoding ORF6N domain-containing protein, which produces MTMSFLPSTEHVEKRILLIRAQKVMLDADLAPVYGVTTKRLREQVRRNLARFPQDFMFQLSKEELLELAANCGHLSKLKFSRSLPYAFTEHGTIMLASVLNSKIAVQASVQVVRAFVRLREILSTHKDLARKLEELEKKYDSQFRVVFDAIRQLMSPPPTRSKRIGF; this is translated from the coding sequence ATGACGATGAGCTTTTTGCCTTCTACAGAGCATGTCGAAAAAAGGATCCTTTTGATTCGTGCTCAGAAGGTCATGCTGGATGCCGATCTTGCCCCTGTTTATGGGGTTACTACCAAAAGGCTCAGGGAACAAGTCAGACGCAATCTAGCCAGATTCCCTCAGGATTTCATGTTCCAGCTAAGCAAGGAAGAGCTTCTTGAGCTCGCCGCAAATTGCGGCCACCTTTCCAAGCTGAAATTTTCGCGTTCACTCCCTTATGCCTTTACCGAACATGGAACGATCATGCTAGCCAGCGTCCTAAACAGTAAAATCGCTGTTCAAGCTAGTGTTCAGGTTGTTCGAGCCTTCGTCCGTCTACGTGAGATCCTTTCAACCCACAAAGACTTGGCCAGGAAACTGGAAGAGCTCGAGAAGAAATACGACTCCCAATTCAGAGTCGTTTTTGATGCGATCCGGCAGCTCATGTCCCCACCTCCGACTCGATCAAAGCGAATCGGGTTTTGA
- a CDS encoding response regulator → MGKKVLLIDDEQDLTELLKTLLEFHDLDADTCNDSRQVEQAFLSAQYNLVVTDLMMPEIDGFQLIQKIREKENYRTVPIIALSAKTLTDEERKFLLRNNIHFSIKPFEPQDLVEQISQLLQSS, encoded by the coding sequence ATGGGGAAAAAAGTTCTTCTCATTGATGACGAACAAGACTTGACCGAGCTCCTGAAAACCCTTCTGGAGTTTCATGACTTGGATGCGGATACCTGCAACGATTCCCGCCAGGTGGAACAGGCCTTTCTCTCTGCCCAATACAACCTTGTCGTCACGGATCTCATGATGCCCGAGATTGATGGTTTCCAGCTGATCCAGAAAATTCGGGAAAAAGAGAATTATCGCACCGTCCCGATCATTGCCCTCTCGGCGAAAACCTTAACGGACGAGGAAAGAAAATTTTTATTAAGAAACAATATCCATTTTTCGATCAAGCCGTTTGAACCCCAGGATTTGGTGGAACAGATTTCTCAACTGCTGCAATCCTCTTAA
- a CDS encoding metal ABC transporter permease codes for MNALLFLFPAFAACLVLTGIHTYLGIHVISRGVIFIDIALAQIAALGMTMAFLFGLEPESQSAYFFALGFTFLGALFFAYFREKKIPQEAIIGVSFAVSSALVILIADKIPHGSEHLKYMLSGNILWVGWSQIIKTAMIYALLGLAHYLFRDRFLLVSTNPVEAERRGMKLWFWDLLFYLSFGLVITSSVQIGGILLVFSFLIVPALCSMLFFESLKGRILLGWLIGLMTSVGGIAVSYFCDLPTGPIIVAGFGVAMIVSFVVRRLRT; via the coding sequence GTGAACGCACTCCTGTTTCTTTTCCCCGCTTTTGCCGCCTGCCTCGTTTTGACCGGTATTCATACCTATCTCGGGATCCATGTGATCAGTCGCGGCGTTATTTTTATTGATATCGCATTAGCCCAGATTGCTGCGCTCGGTATGACGATGGCGTTTCTGTTCGGTTTGGAACCGGAAAGCCAGTCCGCCTATTTTTTTGCCCTCGGGTTTACCTTTTTGGGGGCGCTCTTCTTTGCCTATTTTCGCGAGAAAAAGATCCCTCAAGAGGCGATCATTGGTGTCTCTTTCGCTGTCAGTTCGGCGCTTGTCATCCTCATCGCTGACAAGATCCCGCATGGATCGGAACATCTCAAATACATGCTTTCGGGGAATATCCTCTGGGTCGGTTGGTCGCAGATTATCAAGACCGCAATGATCTATGCCCTGCTCGGGCTGGCGCATTATCTCTTCCGAGATCGCTTTCTGCTGGTCTCGACGAATCCGGTCGAGGCGGAACGGAGGGGGATGAAACTCTGGTTCTGGGATCTCCTCTTCTACCTTTCTTTTGGATTGGTCATCACAAGTTCTGTCCAGATCGGAGGGATACTCCTCGTTTTTTCCTTTCTGATCGTTCCGGCCCTTTGCAGCATGCTTTTTTTCGAATCTCTGAAAGGACGTATCCTGCTTGGCTGGCTGATTGGCCTCATGACAAGCGTTGGGGGGATCGCCGTCTCTTATTTTTGTGACCTGCCGACAGGGCCGATCATTGTTGCCGGATTTGGGGTTGCCATGATTGTCTCTTTCGTCGTAAGACGCCTCCGAACATGA
- a CDS encoding tetratricopeptide repeat protein, whose protein sequence is MYLSKTKIGAFIVAILILGWLLYPRELFLAFIYEGFTELKQAEEFYLTTLEKRTHNKFASLRLAQLYERMGEPEKATPILKDLQRYRAKDWETAEVYLSHLERTHNEEALYEERLRIANQFQKDARFPKRKVQELLDAAYAQARWHQRSKESLEILSNLISYSPQPKPYQLEQQDLDRALKRSEEVIATLQEKIQNNPDDKASLEELIRVYRVIGHHQQAEVLIQSGLARFPKDLELLKIDADLKKERGRHSEALPLYREIVGLLEVKLEKKPGDFVTEKELIYLYLYELEDDSKLHLFEKYVESSHDETIAIDVALLLEKKNHPNEALQWLRRMNQLFPDSDRIALKIAYLESVLGNPEKAKEIYEKLAETHKNDPKILSIIGKELFFLGETKKSKEILQRAIHLKPSDFESWFWFGEIQHSEGEKKGARGSYQKVLDLTRVHKTPLEQKRIMLKSAARLSFDDKIKARYRQLIREHPDSSALVTDFLELLIENRQWEEAIPILEEFKKRKPKNWASRRDLANAYVESRRWVLGIYEYEEISQATNAADISLRLKELHEKYDTRVGPTFQWLDLGTDDLIEWGLEANDYLDPEWELKIQATAGRYRSPGLNFSGVAEHGRLSLTNTHFKNTEITVGSGYGFSTARKTGSPLVEFAYQFSPQFHLKTGFEIRALRTDIPQAVRAGSIQDRAFFQYDLTLWNRLLFLSTYRYSRNVLPSGSRSHEQLVEPSLSWIVSHRPYLSIGYLFSFVHLTDEGGYLNTVSLLPKIHAHYLTTSLDYPVHQDLSLEWGFFIGEDTARNLHIWQADLFGTRAGFKWAPLSWLDVHSSYEFGRESLPGLPGEGHRVRTSISGHWF, encoded by the coding sequence ATGTATCTCTCTAAAACAAAAATCGGGGCGTTCATCGTCGCCATCCTGATCCTCGGCTGGCTGCTTTATCCACGAGAACTCTTCCTCGCCTTTATTTATGAGGGATTCACAGAACTCAAACAGGCCGAAGAGTTTTATTTAACCACACTGGAGAAAAGGACTCACAACAAATTTGCGAGCCTCAGATTGGCCCAGCTTTACGAGAGGATGGGTGAGCCGGAAAAGGCAACACCGATTCTAAAAGATTTGCAGCGGTACCGAGCAAAGGATTGGGAGACAGCGGAAGTTTATTTGTCCCATTTGGAGCGAACTCACAATGAAGAGGCTCTCTACGAGGAACGATTGAGAATCGCCAATCAGTTCCAAAAAGATGCTCGTTTCCCAAAAAGAAAAGTGCAAGAGCTCCTCGACGCTGCCTACGCCCAGGCCCGGTGGCACCAAAGGTCAAAAGAGTCGCTTGAGATTCTCTCGAATTTAATCTCCTACAGCCCACAACCGAAACCGTATCAACTTGAACAGCAAGATCTGGACCGCGCCCTGAAAAGATCGGAGGAGGTGATCGCCACTCTCCAAGAAAAAATCCAAAATAATCCCGATGACAAGGCGAGCCTTGAGGAATTGATCCGTGTTTATCGAGTGATTGGTCATCATCAACAGGCAGAGGTCTTGATCCAGTCTGGACTGGCAAGATTCCCAAAAGATCTCGAGCTCCTGAAAATCGATGCCGATCTCAAGAAAGAGCGCGGACGCCACTCGGAGGCCCTCCCCCTCTATCGTGAAATCGTTGGCCTCCTCGAGGTCAAACTCGAAAAAAAGCCGGGCGATTTCGTGACAGAGAAGGAACTTATTTACCTCTACCTTTACGAACTCGAGGACGATTCTAAGCTTCATCTGTTTGAGAAATATGTCGAGTCATCGCATGATGAAACGATTGCTATCGATGTCGCCCTTCTTCTCGAAAAGAAGAATCATCCCAACGAGGCGCTGCAATGGCTGCGGAGGATGAATCAACTCTTTCCGGATAGCGATCGGATCGCCCTCAAGATCGCTTATCTCGAATCCGTCCTCGGAAATCCTGAGAAAGCGAAGGAGATCTACGAAAAACTTGCGGAGACCCATAAGAATGACCCGAAAATCCTCTCGATAATTGGAAAGGAGCTCTTTTTTCTCGGCGAGACCAAAAAATCCAAAGAGATCTTGCAGCGGGCAATTCATCTGAAACCTTCTGACTTCGAGTCCTGGTTTTGGTTCGGAGAGATCCAACATTCCGAAGGGGAGAAAAAAGGGGCGAGGGGGTCCTATCAGAAGGTTCTCGATCTGACACGAGTTCACAAAACCCCTTTGGAACAAAAAAGAATCATGCTGAAGTCGGCAGCGAGACTCTCTTTTGATGACAAAATAAAGGCAAGGTATCGCCAACTGATCAGAGAACACCCAGATTCCAGCGCGCTCGTAACCGATTTTCTAGAACTCTTAATTGAAAATCGCCAGTGGGAAGAGGCGATACCGATTCTCGAGGAATTCAAAAAAAGAAAACCGAAAAACTGGGCCTCCCGTCGCGATCTCGCGAATGCCTACGTCGAATCGAGACGGTGGGTATTAGGCATCTATGAGTATGAGGAGATTTCACAGGCAACAAACGCCGCTGACATCTCCTTGCGCCTCAAGGAACTCCACGAAAAATACGACACGCGAGTCGGTCCGACCTTTCAATGGCTCGACCTTGGAACGGACGACCTTATCGAATGGGGACTTGAGGCGAATGATTATCTCGACCCGGAATGGGAATTAAAGATCCAGGCAACTGCCGGTCGCTATCGATCTCCCGGCCTCAACTTCTCCGGTGTCGCCGAGCATGGACGGCTCTCACTCACAAACACTCATTTCAAAAACACGGAAATTACAGTCGGGAGTGGTTACGGTTTTAGTACCGCTCGAAAAACAGGCTCTCCGCTGGTGGAATTTGCCTATCAGTTTTCGCCTCAATTTCACCTAAAAACCGGATTTGAAATACGAGCCCTCCGGACCGATATCCCACAGGCGGTCCGTGCCGGTTCGATCCAGGATCGTGCCTTTTTTCAATATGATCTCACCCTCTGGAACCGACTGCTCTTTCTCTCAACCTACCGTTACAGCCGAAACGTCCTGCCATCCGGTTCCAGAAGTCATGAACAACTCGTCGAGCCGTCGCTCTCCTGGATCGTTTCCCACAGGCCTTACCTCTCGATCGGTTATCTCTTCAGTTTCGTTCATCTGACCGACGAGGGGGGGTATCTGAATACCGTTTCTCTGCTCCCAAAAATTCATGCGCACTATTTGACGACCTCTCTGGATTATCCTGTCCATCAAGACCTCTCCCTCGAATGGGGATTTTTTATTGGCGAAGATACCGCCCGCAACCTTCATATCTGGCAGGCGGATCTTTTTGGGACACGAGCGGGATTTAAATGGGCGCCGCTTTCCTGGTTGGACGTACACTCCTCCTACGAATTCGGCCGCGAGTCGCTCCCCGGCCTGCCCGGAGAGGGGCATCGTGTCCGGACATCAATCTCCGGGCATTGGTTTTAG
- a CDS encoding zinc ABC transporter substrate-binding protein produces MARMFFNPSSFYFLFIVSLISLPSVGLAQLKVITTTPDLAALSRNVGGNLVEVTSIVRGDQDPHYLEPKPSYVVLLNRADLLIEVGLDLESGWLPVLLVQSRNPKIQRGEKGHLTAAAGVPILEVPTGKIDRSMGDVHPEGNPHYWMNPRNGLIIAKTIADRLSELDPTNAAIYAENFKRWESSFSKQIAEWEREMVPLRGKTLITHHKSFSYFVDWAGLRVVGLIEPKPGIPPTPSHILSLIDLIQKERIPLIIAENYYDPKPARELSEKTGAKFLILPTAVGGDLETKSYEDLFEFLVKKFKEAL; encoded by the coding sequence ATGGCGCGCATGTTTTTTAATCCTTCATCCTTTTATTTTTTATTTATTGTTTCTCTTATTTCACTGCCATCTGTCGGTTTGGCACAATTGAAGGTTATCACGACGACTCCTGATCTGGCAGCACTCTCTCGAAATGTCGGTGGGAATTTAGTCGAGGTGACATCGATTGTGCGCGGCGATCAGGATCCCCATTATCTCGAACCGAAGCCGAGTTATGTCGTGCTTCTGAATCGTGCCGATCTTCTGATCGAGGTTGGGCTCGATCTCGAGTCTGGCTGGTTGCCGGTTCTCCTCGTTCAATCACGGAATCCGAAGATCCAGCGAGGGGAGAAGGGGCACTTGACCGCTGCAGCAGGTGTCCCGATCCTTGAGGTCCCTACCGGCAAGATCGATCGTTCCATGGGGGATGTGCATCCGGAGGGGAATCCCCATTACTGGATGAATCCTCGGAATGGTTTGATTATTGCGAAGACGATTGCTGACAGACTGAGCGAACTTGATCCGACGAATGCCGCTATTTATGCCGAAAATTTCAAGAGGTGGGAGTCCTCATTTTCCAAACAGATCGCCGAATGGGAGAGGGAGATGGTCCCTCTTCGTGGGAAAACCTTGATCACGCACCATAAGAGTTTCTCGTACTTCGTTGATTGGGCCGGTCTGAGGGTTGTCGGATTGATCGAACCGAAACCGGGGATTCCTCCGACGCCGTCTCATATCCTGTCCCTGATCGATCTGATTCAAAAGGAGAGGATCCCGCTCATTATCGCCGAAAATTATTATGACCCGAAGCCGGCTCGCGAACTTTCAGAAAAAACCGGCGCAAAATTTCTAATCCTTCCGACTGCGGTTGGTGGTGACCTGGAGACAAAATCTTACGAAGATCTTTTTGAGTTCCTCGTGAAAAAATTCAAGGAGGCGTTGTGA
- a CDS encoding transporter, producing the protein MKKLLLFFLAFVLFPSLIHAHRLEPIGTELPNVLEKGRLVTEVGFGFLGFDDRTTASTVVPVGIEFSFIQDLQLEVEFPYQDGPGAASGGIGDTEIGVRYQWLHEEDSFLNFSTGLEAKIPTGSEARGLGEGVTAGGPNLNIGRWFHDRFHLLGNVGYEISTKNGQGERSHELIARQALVTRLYEETFYLTEEVSYLPEFHQGTHSERHDHLLVAPGFLIAVRHGVEFKTSFPIGLASDDPDFSWRSQVAISFGEVAF; encoded by the coding sequence ATGAAGAAACTTCTTTTGTTTTTTTTAGCTTTCGTTCTTTTTCCATCTCTGATCCATGCCCATCGACTCGAGCCGATCGGGACAGAGCTCCCGAATGTCCTTGAAAAAGGTCGTTTGGTTACTGAAGTCGGTTTTGGTTTTTTGGGGTTTGATGATCGCACGACCGCTTCGACTGTTGTCCCGGTCGGGATTGAATTCTCTTTTATTCAAGATCTTCAACTGGAGGTCGAGTTTCCGTATCAAGATGGTCCCGGGGCAGCATCGGGTGGTATTGGCGATACCGAGATTGGGGTTCGGTATCAGTGGCTTCACGAGGAGGATTCTTTTCTCAACTTCTCGACAGGACTGGAGGCGAAGATTCCGACCGGTTCAGAGGCGAGGGGACTTGGAGAAGGGGTGACAGCAGGCGGTCCTAATCTCAACATCGGTCGATGGTTTCATGATCGGTTTCATCTGCTGGGTAATGTTGGGTACGAAATATCGACCAAGAATGGACAAGGGGAGAGGTCCCATGAGCTCATTGCGCGTCAGGCGCTTGTGACACGCCTCTATGAGGAGACCTTCTATCTCACGGAGGAGGTCAGTTATCTCCCTGAATTTCATCAGGGCACTCACTCAGAAAGACACGATCACCTTTTGGTCGCCCCCGGATTCTTGATCGCTGTCCGCCATGGGGTCGAGTTCAAGACCTCGTTTCCGATCGGTCTTGCGAGTGACGACCCGGACTTTTCCTGGAGGAGTCAGGTCGCGATTAGCTTTGGCGAGGTGGCGTTTTAG